One part of the Mycobacterium marinum genome encodes these proteins:
- a CDS encoding fatty acyl-AMP ligase has translation MSSRLVREIGAAAESSPNALYVGSVDTPREMTWRAIQEQAHGMSNSLAAMGIGRGDTVAVLAAEACDVAPLAQALWLRGAALTMLQQPTPRSDLAVWIADTVRACRMLGAALVVVGDPFEMAADALTAEGLRVCAVGSLRGTGPAAVVDTNDNDIAMRQLTSGSTGIPKAVEISHGNLAANIDASCQAVDITVDTVMASWLPLCHDMGMVGFICIPMKTGNTVVVIRTDEFLRRPIVWAEMLSKFRANVTAGPNFAYSVLARVLERADPESINLSALRVAVNGAEPIDHRDLENLATVGARFGMGSGVPTPFYGLAEAALTVSAGAFGAPAVVDYVSRQRLSEDHFAEPVAADAQGAQPVVCVGLPIPDMQIRITRDGQLQDARKVGVIELCSPSIGKRYVTVDGPIPLVDDAGWFDTGDLGYLDELGRLYVCGRAKDMIVLAGRNLYPHDIERAAASVEGVRKGCVAALRLDTDREGFAVLAEVYDRFDESELTQLRRAIAARVSSHVGHAPREVRLLAPGSLPKTTSGKLRREGARALM, from the coding sequence TTGAGTAGTAGGTTGGTCCGTGAAATTGGTGCCGCTGCCGAGTCTTCCCCGAACGCTCTTTATGTCGGTTCGGTCGATACTCCCCGAGAGATGACTTGGCGTGCGATTCAGGAACAGGCCCATGGCATGTCAAACAGTCTGGCCGCCATGGGGATTGGCCGTGGCGACACGGTCGCGGTGCTGGCGGCGGAGGCCTGCGATGTGGCGCCGCTGGCTCAGGCACTGTGGCTTCGTGGTGCCGCACTGACAATGCTGCAGCAGCCGACTCCGCGGAGTGATCTCGCGGTGTGGATCGCCGATACCGTACGTGCATGCCGGATGCTAGGTGCCGCGCTGGTTGTAGTGGGTGATCCGTTTGAGATGGCCGCGGATGCTTTGACCGCGGAGGGATTGCGTGTATGCGCTGTGGGCTCCTTGCGTGGCACGGGTCCAGCCGCTGTCGTGGATACCAACGACAACGACATCGCGATGCGCCAACTCACCTCGGGATCGACCGGGATCCCGAAGGCGGTGGAAATCAGCCACGGCAATCTTGCCGCGAACATCGACGCGTCATGCCAGGCAGTTGATATCACCGTCGATACGGTGATGGCCAGCTGGCTACCACTGTGCCACGACATGGGGATGGTCGGGTTCATCTGCATACCGATGAAAACGGGAAACACGGTGGTGGTGATCCGAACTGACGAGTTCCTGCGCAGGCCCATCGTCTGGGCCGAGATGCTGAGCAAGTTCCGGGCCAATGTCACCGCAGGGCCCAACTTCGCGTATTCGGTGTTGGCGCGTGTGCTCGAACGGGCCGACCCAGAATCGATCAATCTGTCGGCCCTCCGCGTGGCGGTCAACGGAGCCGAGCCGATCGATCACCGTGATCTGGAGAACTTGGCGACGGTGGGAGCGCGGTTCGGTATGGGTTCGGGCGTGCCAACGCCATTCTATGGGCTAGCGGAAGCCGCGCTAACGGTTTCGGCTGGTGCATTCGGCGCGCCGGCCGTCGTGGATTACGTTTCCCGGCAGCGCCTTTCGGAAGATCATTTCGCTGAACCCGTCGCCGCGGATGCCCAGGGCGCGCAACCTGTGGTTTGCGTTGGGCTGCCCATTCCCGACATGCAAATCCGCATCACCCGAGATGGGCAGCTGCAGGACGCCAGAAAGGTAGGCGTCATCGAACTCTGCAGTCCCTCGATCGGTAAGCGCTACGTCACCGTGGACGGCCCCATACCGTTGGTCGATGACGCGGGCTGGTTTGATACGGGAGATCTCGGCTATCTCGATGAGCTGGGACGGCTGTATGTCTGCGGTCGTGCCAAGGACATGATCGTGCTGGCTGGCCGAAATCTCTATCCCCACGACATCGAACGTGCCGCCGCAAGTGTCGAGGGCGTACGCAAAGGATGCGTAGCGGCCCTGCGGCTGGACACCGATCGCGAAGGTTTCGCGGTACTGGCCGAAGTCTACGATCGGTTCGACGAATCTGAGCTGACCCAACTGCGACGAGCGATCGCAGCGCGCGTCAGCAGTCACGTCGGTCATGCGCCGCGTGAGGTGCGGTTGCTGGCTCCGGGGAGCTTGCCGAAGACGACGTCGGGCAAGCTCCGTCGGGAAGGCGCGCGCGCACTGATGTAA
- a CDS encoding acyl carrier protein: MSFVGFVGATLGVGGLSEASAIGMVTSATMMGAGLSNIDSGELDERQLADWLIGKVGLYLNMSPGSIDVDLPLPECGIDSAMSLSLCADLQREHGIEADATIVWDYPTIRAMAAHLMSGEF, encoded by the coding sequence TTGAGTTTTGTTGGATTTGTCGGTGCGACGCTGGGCGTTGGTGGCTTGTCCGAGGCCAGTGCTATCGGAATGGTCACCTCGGCAACGATGATGGGGGCGGGATTGTCTAATATCGACAGTGGTGAATTGGACGAGCGGCAGCTCGCAGATTGGTTGATTGGAAAAGTCGGCCTGTACCTCAACATGTCTCCGGGCTCGATTGACGTTGATCTTCCGTTGCCTGAATGTGGAATTGACTCGGCTATGAGCCTGTCTTTGTGTGCTGATCTTCAGCGTGAGCACGGTATCGAGGCAGATGCGACCATTGTCTGGGACTATCCGACGATCCGTGCGATGGCTGCGCATCTGATGTCCGGCGAATTTTGA
- a CDS encoding carboxymuconolactone decarboxylase family protein has protein sequence MSTLPLVTEADATPEQATALAAVKQALGSVPNLTRAMANSPALLHGYLGLAGSLDGGTLPRSTRERLAIAIAQSNTCSYCLSAHTYTGQRLAGLSAEQAAAARKGDADDPKVAAILAFAVAVNEQRGRIDESELAAVRHAGVSDAEIAEVLGHVALNVLTNYFNNVAGTEIDFPRVSA, from the coding sequence GTGAGCACTCTGCCCCTCGTGACCGAGGCCGACGCAACACCCGAACAGGCGACGGCGCTTGCGGCGGTGAAGCAAGCGTTGGGTTCGGTCCCCAATCTGACTCGCGCGATGGCCAATAGCCCCGCACTTCTGCATGGCTATCTCGGGCTTGCCGGAAGCCTCGATGGCGGCACTTTGCCCAGGTCCACCCGTGAGCGCCTGGCAATTGCCATCGCCCAGTCCAATACCTGCTCGTACTGCTTGTCGGCGCATACCTACACCGGACAGAGACTGGCGGGTCTGAGCGCCGAGCAGGCGGCGGCGGCGCGCAAGGGCGACGCGGACGACCCAAAGGTGGCGGCCATTCTCGCGTTCGCCGTGGCGGTCAATGAGCAGCGCGGCCGGATCGATGAGTCCGAGCTTGCCGCGGTTCGTCATGCTGGAGTCAGCGACGCCGAGATCGCCGAGGTCCTCGGTCACGTGGCGCTTAACGTGTTGACCAACTACTTCAACAACGTTGCGGGCACCGAGATCGATTTTCCGCGGGTGTCGGCGTAG
- a CDS encoding RNA polymerase sigma factor: MAVPKRTIVDDRWATESDLIAALQAGDGKAFRALVETLHAPLVRLAGIYVSRATAEDAVQNAWVSAVRSIGKFEGRASVRTWMFRVVLNQVHTLARKEANTVPFATAGPEVDPRPSVDPERLIDPELGPNHWRDVPVRWDLLPEQRLLSAEVRSVVVEALQQLPGAQREVVAMRDLEGWSSEETCEALGISAVNQRVLLHRGRTALRAILEEYFHDN; this comes from the coding sequence GTGGCGGTACCCAAACGAACCATCGTCGATGATCGATGGGCGACCGAAAGCGATCTGATCGCTGCTTTGCAGGCCGGCGACGGGAAAGCGTTTCGCGCCCTGGTCGAAACGCTTCACGCACCGCTGGTCAGGCTGGCCGGCATCTATGTATCGCGGGCGACAGCCGAGGACGCGGTCCAGAACGCGTGGGTCTCGGCGGTGCGCTCCATCGGCAAGTTCGAAGGTCGGGCCAGCGTTCGAACCTGGATGTTCCGGGTCGTGCTCAACCAGGTGCACACGCTGGCCCGTAAGGAAGCCAATACGGTGCCCTTCGCGACGGCCGGACCCGAGGTCGACCCACGTCCATCCGTCGATCCCGAGCGGCTGATCGATCCCGAACTGGGACCCAACCATTGGCGTGATGTGCCGGTCCGATGGGACCTACTGCCCGAGCAGAGACTGTTGTCGGCAGAGGTTCGCTCCGTGGTGGTCGAAGCGCTGCAGCAGCTGCCCGGCGCTCAACGCGAGGTGGTAGCGATGCGCGATCTCGAGGGGTGGTCGAGCGAGGAAACCTGTGAGGCATTGGGCATTTCAGCGGTCAATCAGCGGGTCCTGCTGCACCGTGGCCGCACCGCCCTGCGCGCAATACTGGAGGAGTATTTCCATGACAACTGA
- a CDS encoding zf-HC2 domain-containing protein, translating to MTTDGDFISNELRITCSDAVALVTDYLEDALDESDLNRFEQHTRGCQACRVYVDQIRRTIRIAATTRDESVEVRPANFDALLAEFDRLGRDSTL from the coding sequence ATGACAACTGATGGCGACTTCATCTCCAACGAACTACGTATTACCTGCTCGGACGCGGTGGCTCTGGTGACCGACTATCTCGAGGATGCGCTCGACGAGTCTGACCTGAACCGGTTCGAACAGCACACCAGAGGGTGCCAGGCGTGCCGCGTCTATGTGGACCAGATCCGGCGCACCATCCGAATCGCGGCAACCACGCGAGATGAGTCGGTAGAGGTGCGGCCGGCCAACTTCGACGCGTTGCTGGCCGAGTTCGACCGCCTCGGTCGGGATTCAACGTTGTAG
- a CDS encoding flavodoxin family protein: protein MASSIFHEMKKEGPLYALFLNCTLKKGPEVSNTEALCNLLIDRLKAHEPDIETEIVRVVDYDVKPGVGNDEGDGDEWPLILEKVKRANIIVPAMPIWMGVRSSVMQRVIERLDGTTKTVMCEKTGQFPLYGSVAGIVVTGNEDGSHDCVANTFGNLLHFGATVPPNTDLYWVGDAGPGASYIEAGGELSPYVRRNAELTATNLLFAAKLLRENPYAVNIAQLNAQMMERNKVKMAAMKLAIDYMRANMPD, encoded by the coding sequence GTGGCATCCTCGATTTTCCACGAGATGAAGAAGGAAGGGCCGCTCTACGCGCTCTTTCTGAACTGCACCCTGAAAAAGGGCCCGGAAGTATCGAATACCGAAGCATTGTGCAATCTGCTTATCGACCGGCTCAAGGCCCACGAGCCCGACATCGAGACCGAGATAGTCCGAGTCGTTGACTACGACGTCAAGCCCGGAGTCGGCAATGACGAGGGGGACGGCGACGAGTGGCCGCTGATCCTGGAAAAGGTCAAGCGTGCCAACATCATCGTGCCCGCCATGCCGATCTGGATGGGTGTGCGATCGTCGGTGATGCAGCGAGTGATCGAGCGCCTCGACGGCACCACGAAGACGGTGATGTGCGAAAAGACCGGGCAGTTCCCGCTCTACGGGTCGGTGGCCGGCATCGTGGTGACGGGCAATGAGGACGGCAGCCACGATTGTGTGGCCAACACTTTCGGCAACCTGCTGCACTTCGGGGCGACGGTGCCACCCAACACCGATCTGTATTGGGTCGGTGACGCAGGTCCGGGCGCGAGCTATATCGAGGCTGGCGGCGAGCTGTCGCCCTATGTGCGCCGCAATGCCGAGCTGACCGCCACCAATCTGCTTTTCGCGGCAAAGCTGTTGCGGGAAAACCCATATGCCGTCAACATCGCGCAGCTGAACGCACAGATGATGGAACGCAACAAGGTCAAGATGGCCGCGATGAAGCTTGCGATCGACTACATGCGCGCGAACATGCCGGACTGA
- a CDS encoding RraA family protein — MQLTELVDGLGVADVVDAMMMTYAHRAHIIELDSPDPDRVLVGPAVTISFLPVRKDLMDPEKHSLGPAIYRAVAKHDPAGAVLVMASNGYHQTSLGGGTKLSRVENLGMAGILADGMLRDFEELSTYNFATYCHGETARGGGNEIQPYLADVPVAIGGVTVVPGDVIFAKGSTAVVIPGDQAEAILTKAHNIMKKMDQVKESLKSEDPETVLRQGSGEL; from the coding sequence ATGCAGCTGACCGAACTGGTGGATGGCCTCGGGGTCGCCGACGTCGTCGACGCCATGATGATGACCTATGCGCATCGCGCCCACATCATCGAACTTGACAGCCCGGACCCGGACCGAGTGCTCGTCGGCCCCGCGGTCACCATTTCCTTTCTGCCGGTACGCAAGGACCTGATGGACCCGGAGAAGCACAGCCTCGGTCCGGCGATCTACCGTGCCGTCGCCAAACATGACCCTGCCGGCGCCGTGCTGGTGATGGCATCCAACGGCTACCACCAGACCTCACTCGGCGGCGGCACCAAGCTCAGTCGGGTCGAAAACCTCGGCATGGCAGGCATTCTCGCTGACGGCATGCTGCGTGATTTCGAGGAGCTGAGCACCTACAACTTCGCGACCTACTGTCACGGGGAAACGGCGCGCGGAGGCGGTAACGAGATCCAGCCCTACCTGGCCGACGTTCCGGTAGCGATCGGCGGCGTCACCGTGGTTCCCGGCGATGTGATCTTCGCCAAGGGTTCGACGGCCGTGGTGATCCCCGGCGATCAGGCCGAGGCAATCCTGACCAAGGCACACAACATCATGAAGAAGATGGACCAGGTCAAGGAAAGCCTGAAATCCGAAGACCCCGAGACGGTGCTGCGTCAGGGCAGCGGTGAACTCTGA
- a CDS encoding acetolactate synthase large subunit, which translates to MAPSNTSEQIVAALAAEGVEYVFGIPGDENLHFMEALRNDGRIKFILFRHEQAAGFAAAAYGRLTGKLAVAMSTLGAGAMNLTTPVAHAYLTAMPMLVITGQKAVRDNRMGQYQIVDVVDVMRPITKFAAKIPSGPMAGSLLRQAMMSALGERQGPAHLELPDDVARETELGPLVPCWHGDIPVATQDSIETAARLIRDARRPLIMVGGGTRANRPAVAAAVRALIEKTQIPFVATMMGKGVANEDDPRYLGCSIMPGDYPNCAITTADVILNVGHDVLEKPTFFMQPDDGRTVIHLNPFAAQGDNSYFPQAQVVGDMADALHRLTEQLCPNPAWDHDGFHRLAKAMQDSIKRASTDTSFPAKQGYLIATLRDFMADDDILSLDNGIHMMWATRNFNARQPNTMLIDHALGSMGISLPAAIAAKLVHPDRKVVVVTGDGGFAMNSQDLETAVRLGLDLIIVVFNDNGLGMIALKQMSDGFGRYGVDFTNPDFVGFAHSYGATGHRLDDPARFRDVLDQAAAAGGVHIIDAPVDPQQNMALMMEMRSVDCEKLLAGSQR; encoded by the coding sequence ATGGCACCGTCGAACACCAGCGAACAGATCGTCGCGGCGCTTGCGGCCGAAGGCGTGGAGTATGTGTTCGGGATCCCGGGCGACGAGAACCTGCATTTCATGGAGGCGCTGCGCAACGACGGGCGGATCAAGTTCATCCTGTTCCGCCACGAGCAGGCGGCGGGCTTTGCGGCCGCCGCCTATGGGCGCCTCACCGGCAAGCTGGCTGTCGCGATGTCAACACTTGGCGCGGGCGCGATGAACCTGACCACCCCGGTGGCCCACGCCTATCTGACGGCCATGCCCATGCTCGTCATCACCGGCCAAAAGGCGGTGCGCGACAACCGCATGGGGCAATATCAAATTGTCGACGTCGTCGATGTGATGCGGCCCATCACCAAGTTCGCCGCCAAGATCCCGTCCGGACCAATGGCCGGATCGTTGCTGCGCCAGGCGATGATGTCGGCGCTGGGTGAGCGTCAGGGGCCCGCGCACCTGGAACTACCCGACGACGTGGCCAGAGAAACCGAACTCGGGCCACTGGTGCCATGCTGGCACGGCGACATTCCGGTAGCCACGCAGGACAGCATTGAGACCGCGGCCCGGTTGATCCGTGACGCCCGCCGGCCGCTGATCATGGTCGGCGGCGGCACCCGCGCCAATCGGCCCGCGGTGGCGGCGGCGGTGCGCGCGCTCATCGAAAAGACCCAGATCCCCTTCGTGGCAACCATGATGGGCAAGGGCGTCGCCAACGAGGACGATCCACGCTATCTCGGTTGTTCGATCATGCCGGGTGACTATCCCAACTGCGCCATCACGACGGCGGATGTCATTCTCAACGTCGGTCACGACGTGCTGGAGAAACCGACCTTCTTCATGCAACCCGACGACGGGCGCACGGTCATCCACCTCAATCCGTTCGCCGCCCAGGGCGACAACAGCTACTTCCCGCAGGCGCAGGTCGTCGGCGACATGGCAGACGCGCTGCACCGGCTGACCGAGCAACTCTGCCCCAATCCGGCGTGGGACCACGATGGCTTCCACCGACTCGCAAAGGCGATGCAGGACAGCATCAAACGCGCCTCGACCGACACGTCTTTCCCGGCCAAGCAGGGGTACCTGATCGCCACGCTGCGTGACTTCATGGCCGACGATGACATTCTGTCGCTCGACAACGGCATCCACATGATGTGGGCGACCCGCAACTTCAACGCGCGCCAGCCCAACACGATGCTGATCGACCATGCGCTGGGGTCCATGGGCATCAGCCTGCCCGCCGCGATCGCCGCCAAGCTGGTTCATCCCGATCGCAAGGTGGTGGTGGTGACCGGTGACGGCGGATTCGCCATGAACAGTCAAGACCTGGAAACGGCGGTTCGCCTCGGGCTGGATCTGATCATCGTCGTGTTCAACGACAATGGTCTGGGCATGATCGCCCTCAAGCAGATGTCCGATGGCTTCGGCAGGTACGGGGTGGACTTCACCAATCCCGATTTTGTCGGCTTCGCCCACAGTTACGGGGCGACGGGTCACCGGTTGGATGATCCAGCCCGGTTCCGCGATGTGCTCGATCAGGCCGCCGCGGCCGGCGGTGTCCACATCATCGATGCGCCGGTCGACCCACAGCAGAACATGGCGCTGATGATGGAGATGCGTTCGGTGGACTGCGAGAAGCTGCTGGCCGGCAGCCAACGATAG
- a CDS encoding DUF1622 domain-containing protein, whose product MSFIETVSRIGMAIDGMGVAVIMLGAVVSSGLFVAHLPRRPDRAYREFRQNLGRSILIGLELLVAGDIINTILVTPNGESVAALAGVVAIRTFLSISLTVEMTGRWPWRQPTVSPETTAAGGQFDAAADS is encoded by the coding sequence ATGAGCTTCATCGAAACTGTCAGTCGGATAGGCATGGCCATCGACGGCATGGGCGTCGCGGTGATCATGCTGGGCGCGGTGGTCTCATCGGGGCTCTTCGTCGCCCACCTGCCGCGCAGGCCGGACCGCGCCTATCGGGAGTTCCGGCAAAATCTCGGGCGATCCATCCTGATCGGCCTGGAGCTGCTGGTGGCCGGCGACATCATCAACACGATCCTGGTGACTCCCAACGGGGAAAGCGTTGCCGCGCTAGCCGGTGTCGTGGCGATCAGGACCTTTCTGAGCATCTCGCTCACCGTCGAGATGACGGGTCGATGGCCCTGGCGGCAGCCGACGGTGTCACCGGAGACCACCGCCGCTGGGGGCCAATTCGACGCGGCTGCCGACAGCTAG
- a CDS encoding ABC transporter ATP-binding protein, whose translation MPARRAGTAARLCKRLLASRGLMAAVVVLAIAGAAIDVIAPRLLGHATDLLFAGMMGRQLPAGTTKEQAVSAAYARGDGTVAHLLSTMDVVPGVGIDFTAIAHTLLVAAALFCVSALLVSVQAQLLKIAIQKMMERLRTELEEKLHRLPLSYVDAHRHGELLSRVTNDIDTVQMALKQTASALPTTVLTVLAVLVMMVTISPLLAVLTMVTVPISVLASRFLLQRSKQLRVARAADIGRLNAAVEEIYSGLAVVQAFGHQTPVRDQFAQINDDVYRTSSGAQFISGLISPATTFVGNLGYLVVAVVGALQVTSGSLSLGTIEAFIQYVRQFNQPVTDVATRYDVLQAGFASAERVFELLDAPEQQDDPGLELPAVGAGGGRVEFDQVNFGYQPGRPVLEDLSLVAEAGKTVAIVGPTGAGKSTLVNLLMRFYEVDSGRILIDGVDIGTVDRDSLRSRIGMVLQDTWLLAGTIAENIGYGRPEASREEIIAAAKAAHLDEFVCGMRDGYDTWVSEDGGNLSAGEKQLITIARAFLAGPQFLILDEATSSVDPGTEALIQRAMTELRRGRTCFVIAHRLSTIRDADAILVMEAGRVVEQGTHRQLVARRGSYFQMMEAAGMCVAPRPGRADDGGAPCCDGGRRHPRSRVSEAHHRPDTRPVRAPASRTPPAGEHTPDRPGPRIASRTKTSHVLIGDSVRCRT comes from the coding sequence GTGCCGGCACGGCGCGCCGGGACCGCCGCACGTCTGTGCAAACGGCTGCTGGCCAGCCGGGGCCTGATGGCCGCCGTCGTCGTGCTGGCCATCGCGGGCGCCGCGATCGATGTGATTGCGCCACGGCTGCTCGGGCACGCCACCGATCTGCTGTTCGCCGGGATGATGGGTCGTCAGCTGCCCGCCGGCACGACCAAGGAGCAGGCGGTGTCGGCGGCATACGCGCGGGGCGACGGCACCGTCGCGCACCTGTTGTCCACGATGGACGTGGTGCCGGGCGTGGGTATCGACTTCACCGCCATCGCCCACACCCTGCTGGTGGCCGCGGCCCTGTTCTGCGTTTCCGCATTGCTGGTCTCGGTCCAAGCCCAGCTGCTGAAGATCGCAATCCAGAAAATGATGGAGCGCCTGCGCACCGAGCTCGAGGAGAAGCTGCACCGGCTCCCACTGTCCTACGTCGACGCGCACCGGCACGGCGAGCTGCTCAGCCGGGTCACCAACGACATCGATACCGTTCAGATGGCTCTGAAGCAGACCGCGAGCGCGCTGCCCACCACGGTGCTGACCGTGCTGGCGGTACTGGTGATGATGGTGACCATTTCGCCGCTCCTGGCGGTGCTCACGATGGTCACCGTGCCGATATCGGTGCTGGCGAGTCGCTTCCTCCTGCAGCGCTCCAAGCAACTACGGGTGGCCCGGGCCGCCGATATTGGTCGGCTCAACGCGGCGGTCGAGGAGATCTACAGCGGGCTTGCCGTGGTCCAGGCTTTCGGCCATCAGACACCCGTGCGCGACCAATTTGCGCAGATCAACGACGATGTCTACCGCACCAGCTCGGGTGCGCAGTTCATCTCGGGGCTGATCTCTCCGGCCACCACGTTCGTCGGCAATCTGGGCTACCTGGTGGTGGCGGTGGTGGGCGCACTGCAGGTGACGTCGGGCAGCCTCAGCCTCGGCACCATCGAGGCGTTCATCCAGTACGTGCGCCAGTTCAACCAGCCGGTGACCGACGTCGCGACCAGGTACGACGTGTTGCAGGCCGGGTTTGCGTCCGCGGAAAGGGTTTTCGAGCTGCTCGATGCGCCTGAACAGCAAGACGACCCGGGCCTCGAGTTGCCCGCAGTCGGTGCTGGGGGTGGCCGGGTCGAATTCGACCAGGTCAACTTTGGCTACCAGCCGGGCAGGCCGGTGCTCGAGGATCTGTCTCTGGTGGCCGAGGCGGGCAAGACGGTCGCGATCGTTGGGCCCACCGGGGCGGGCAAGAGCACGCTGGTGAATCTGTTGATGCGGTTCTACGAGGTGGACTCCGGACGGATCCTGATCGATGGAGTGGACATCGGCACCGTCGACCGCGATTCGCTGCGCTCTCGGATCGGCATGGTCCTGCAGGACACCTGGCTGCTGGCCGGCACCATCGCCGAAAACATCGGCTACGGACGTCCCGAGGCCAGCCGCGAGGAGATCATCGCGGCGGCCAAGGCGGCACATCTGGACGAGTTCGTCTGTGGCATGCGTGACGGCTACGACACCTGGGTGAGCGAGGACGGCGGCAACCTCAGCGCCGGCGAAAAGCAGCTGATCACCATCGCTCGGGCATTTCTGGCGGGTCCGCAATTTCTCATCCTCGACGAGGCCACCAGTTCGGTCGACCCGGGCACCGAGGCCCTGATTCAGCGGGCGATGACCGAACTTCGGCGTGGCCGAACCTGTTTCGTTATCGCCCACCGTCTGTCGACGATCCGCGACGCCGACGCGATCCTCGTCATGGAGGCAGGGCGGGTCGTCGAACAGGGGACTCACCGACAGCTGGTGGCCCGGCGCGGCAGCTACTTTCAGATGATGGAGGCCGCCGGCATGTGCGTGGCGCCTCGGCCGGGACGGGCCGACGATGGCGGTGCACCGTGTTGCGACGGTGGGCGTCGGCACCCCCGGTCCCGGGTGAGCGAGGCGCATCACCGGCCGGATACGCGGCCGGTGCGCGCGCCGGCGAGCCGCACGCCACCGGCCGGTGAACATACCCCGGACCGCCCTGGGCCCCGGATTGCGTCGCGAACCAAGACGTCACATGTTCTGATCGGCGATTCCGTCAGGTGCCGAACGTGA